A region of Reichenbachiella carrageenanivorans DNA encodes the following proteins:
- a CDS encoding M1 family metallopeptidase, whose translation MIKKLTSGLCYALCAILLVSSCTPGKEYPIVIETDMKRSDTHSFAHPEEAVVTHLSWHARVNFELKKIDATATLTIKSTADAKQLVLDTKDLTIKSITNGNNEALNFSIGETQPFLGAPLTINITPKTKNVLVSYETSENAEALQWLEPSQTTDKSYPFLFTQSQAILARSWVPIQDSPGIRFTYDAQVEVPKELLALMSASNPTEKNESGIYTFEMKQAIPAYLLALAVGDVQFSALGKRSGVYAEPSVLAQATAEFEDLEKMISAAEKLYGPYRWDRYDLIVLPSSFPFGGMENPRLTFATPTILAGDKSLTSLVAHELAHSWSGNLVTNANWNDFWLNEGFTVYFEYRIMEALYGREYSEMLALLSLQDLKTEIEEMKAADQFKDTSLKFDLTNRNPDDGMTSIPYDKGYFFLRMLEEKVGREKFDGFLKDYFTSNSFKTMTTEQFTKILQTQLFDAYDMDVQPALYEAWIYTPGLPADCPNPVSDKFENVDKALTTWLANQSKEELQASYHSDDWSTHEWLRFIRNLPDTLSTDQMQALDQAFGFTATGNSEIFNVWGILIIANQYEAGYGRLESFLIHTGRRKFLMPLYKEFVKTPEGIEMAKAIYQKARPNYHFVASSSIDALLGL comes from the coding sequence ATGATAAAAAAATTGACCTCTGGTCTTTGCTATGCTTTGTGTGCTATTTTGCTAGTGTCTAGCTGCACACCTGGAAAAGAATACCCTATCGTAATAGAAACTGATATGAAAAGATCCGACACCCATTCTTTTGCCCACCCAGAAGAAGCTGTTGTAACACACCTGAGCTGGCACGCTCGTGTAAATTTTGAATTGAAAAAAATAGATGCCACTGCTACGCTGACCATTAAATCTACGGCTGATGCCAAACAGTTAGTGCTCGACACCAAAGACCTCACCATCAAATCGATTACAAATGGTAATAATGAGGCACTTAATTTTTCAATTGGAGAGACACAACCTTTTTTAGGAGCACCACTGACTATAAATATTACACCCAAGACTAAAAATGTGCTCGTCAGTTATGAAACTTCTGAAAATGCAGAAGCACTGCAGTGGTTAGAACCAAGCCAAACAACAGATAAGAGCTACCCTTTCCTATTTACTCAATCTCAAGCGATATTGGCTCGTTCGTGGGTTCCTATCCAAGATTCGCCAGGCATACGATTCACTTACGATGCTCAAGTAGAAGTCCCCAAGGAATTACTTGCTCTAATGAGCGCGTCCAACCCAACGGAAAAAAATGAGAGTGGCATTTATACATTTGAAATGAAACAAGCCATTCCTGCCTATTTACTCGCCTTGGCTGTGGGGGATGTACAGTTTAGTGCTTTGGGCAAGCGAAGTGGTGTCTATGCCGAGCCATCTGTATTAGCTCAAGCAACGGCTGAATTTGAAGACCTAGAAAAAATGATCAGCGCGGCTGAAAAACTATATGGGCCATACCGCTGGGATCGATACGACTTGATTGTATTACCTTCTAGTTTTCCGTTTGGAGGAATGGAAAACCCACGATTAACTTTTGCTACACCTACCATCTTGGCTGGCGATAAATCGCTCACCTCACTAGTTGCACATGAGCTGGCACACTCTTGGTCTGGCAATTTGGTGACCAATGCCAATTGGAACGATTTCTGGCTCAACGAAGGCTTTACTGTTTATTTCGAATACCGGATCATGGAAGCACTTTATGGTAGAGAATATTCTGAAATGCTCGCTCTATTGTCTCTACAAGATTTGAAAACAGAAATAGAAGAGATGAAGGCTGCTGATCAATTTAAAGATACAAGCCTCAAATTTGATTTGACCAACAGAAACCCTGATGACGGTATGACTTCCATCCCTTACGACAAAGGGTATTTCTTTTTGCGTATGCTAGAGGAAAAAGTGGGTCGTGAAAAATTCGACGGGTTTTTGAAAGATTACTTTACCAGTAATTCATTTAAAACCATGACCACCGAGCAATTTACCAAAATACTACAAACGCAGCTTTTTGACGCTTATGACATGGATGTACAGCCTGCTCTATATGAAGCATGGATATACACACCTGGGCTACCAGCAGATTGCCCTAACCCTGTTTCCGACAAATTTGAGAATGTAGACAAAGCCCTTACGACTTGGCTCGCAAACCAAAGCAAAGAAGAATTGCAGGCATCATATCACAGCGATGACTGGAGTACGCATGAATGGTTGCGATTTATACGAAACCTGCCAGACACTCTATCGACAGATCAAATGCAAGCATTAGATCAAGCCTTCGGGTTCACAGCCACAGGCAACAGTGAAATTTTCAACGTCTGGGGTATTTTAATTATTGCCAACCAATATGAAGCTGGCTATGGTCGACTGGAGTCTTTCTTGATTCACACAGGCCGAAGAAAGTTCTTGATGCCATTATACAAGGAGTTTGTAAAAACCCCCGAGGGCATAGAAATGGCAAAAGCCATTTACCAAAAAGCTCGACCTAATTATCACTTTGTGGCGAGCAGCTCGATTGATGCGTTATTAGGCTTATAA